ATCGGGTTGGACCCCAAGGACTGCTCCAACCTGTCGCAGATGGGCTTAAGTTCCTGTTTAAAGAGGACCTCATCCCAGATCACGTAGATAAGCCGCTTTATGTGATGGCACCGGCAATGCTGTTAGTCCCCGCACTTGTTGCCGTCGCAGTTGTGCCATTTGGGAGTTCTATCACGGTATTGGGACATGAAATACCGCTCCAGATTGCCGATATCAACATCGGGATTCTGTATATTTTGGCGATAACGTCCCTTGGCGTCTACGGTGTTGTGCTCGGCGCATGGGCATCGAATAACAAATATTCGCTCCTGGGCGGTTTACGTTCTTCTGCACAGATGATTAGTTACGAACTAACGCTCGGATTGGCTATCATCGGTGTACTGATGCTAACGAGTTCTCTCAGTCTTCGGACAATCGCAGTCCAACAAGGTGCCTATCCGTGGCAATGGAATTTCCTGATTCACTTCCCCGCATTTCTGGCGTTTACAACGGCGATGTTTGCAGAAACCAACCGATTGCCCTTTGATCTCGCCGAAGCCGAACAGGAACTCGTCGCAGGGTATCATACCGAATACAGTAGCATGAAATTTGCGATGTTTTTCATGGCGGAATACATGAACATGATTGTCGGTTCTGCCGTAACGGTGACGCTCTTCTTAGGCGGATGGCATTTCTTCGGATTGGAAAACATGGGCGGTCCCGTATGGAGCGGACTTATCTCATTCGGTATCTTTTTCGTCAAAACAGCGATTTTCCTGTTTGTCTTTATCTGGGTTCGCTGGACCCTCCCTCGGTTCCGCTACGATCAACTCATGAACTTCGGTTGGAAATTTCTATTACCTGTCGCCTTGACTTCAATCGTCGTAACCGGCACTTTATGGATAACCACCAACTCTCGTTTAATCGTGGGTATCGGGAATGTCGTTTCCGCGTTTATTGTTGTATCTATTGTGGCAGGATTGCTTGTGATGAGAGCACCCAAACCGGCAATCCAGGATAGCGACACTCAGCTCACACCAACCGCTCTCGACGCCATAGAATAGGAGGGCAAAAATGAATGCAGAACAGATTCTATTTATTCTCTTTGGAGCGGTCTCGCTGATTGGCGCGATTGCTGTCATCTCGTTTCGACATCCGATTTACAGCGCGCTTTCGCTGATTGTAACGTTTTTCGCACAAGCGGGGCTTTTTGTCCTGTTAGGCGCGCATTTCGTTGCGGCTGTACAAGT
This DNA window, taken from Candidatus Poribacteria bacterium, encodes the following:
- the nuoH gene encoding NADH-quinone oxidoreductase subunit NuoH gives rise to the protein MENFPLVLIISSIVKILIIVHLLLIGVMLMIWAERRVSGWMQDRLGPNRVGPQGLLQPVADGLKFLFKEDLIPDHVDKPLYVMAPAMLLVPALVAVAVVPFGSSITVLGHEIPLQIADINIGILYILAITSLGVYGVVLGAWASNNKYSLLGGLRSSAQMISYELTLGLAIIGVLMLTSSLSLRTIAVQQGAYPWQWNFLIHFPAFLAFTTAMFAETNRLPFDLAEAEQELVAGYHTEYSSMKFAMFFMAEYMNMIVGSAVTVTLFLGGWHFFGLENMGGPVWSGLISFGIFFVKTAIFLFVFIWVRWTLPRFRYDQLMNFGWKFLLPVALTSIVVTGTLWITTNSRLIVGIGNVVSAFIVVSIVAGLLVMRAPKPAIQDSDTQLTPTALDAIE